The Opisthocomus hoazin isolate bOpiHoa1 chromosome 2, bOpiHoa1.hap1, whole genome shotgun sequence genomic interval AGGCTCGCGAGCCCGTGCCGTACGTTACCCTCTCCCGGCGCGAGAAGGTGAGGCCTCGCTCCTCGCCGCGGCCCCGGGCTTTGCCGTCCGGTGCCTGGCCACGGCGAGGCCCGGGGAGCCAGAGGAACGTCTCCCCTGCAGCGGAGGCGGCTGTGGCCAGGATGGCAGCTCCGGGTCTTCTCCCGCGTTGAGGAGTGGCGGTGCTCGACTTCCCAGCCTGTATTTCGGAATTGGGCTAGCCTCTCGCCGCTTCCTCCGGCCTCCTGGCTTCCAGCTGCCTCCGCTGCCAACCTCTGCTGGGGTGGGCGCACCCAAGAGAGTGCGTCTCCAGCATCGGAGCCTGCTCCCTGCCTCGCTCGGAACGCCTCGCTGCGTAGCTCAGAGTCCTGCCGGGTTTGCGTTTGCACTAGTTAATGGCGGCTGCTGGTTGAGCTGGAGATCTCAGCTGGCACAAGATAGGGATGCTTCTGCGGGAAACACGGGGCCTGCGGCCCTGGCTGTCAGGCCTGAGCATGCGTCATCGTTTGTCACAACCGCCAGTCCAAACGCGGTAACTTCTGCCTGAAGATCTCCTGTTCTTGCTGGCTAAGCTGTGCACCTCCTCTCATCTCTCGCACGAAAGGGTGCTTCTGAGCTTTGGGAAATATCTGCGAAGAAGCGCTTGTCAGACTGGTTCCTGTGCCTCTGCAGATTTGGTTGGGCTCGCTACCAAGAAGTCGTCTGTCAGTTGTCCTCTGTGTGAGGAGAGCCTAACCAGTTTCTTCTGGGCTGAGGTCCAGCGCTCCTGTCTGTAAAACACGTCTGGGCTTGTGGGTTGCACAGCTCTTAACTGGGCCTTCTCCACGCTCCGTCTTCCCCTGTTCTTCTGGATCCCAGGGACTTAGTCTGGGGTCTTCTCTACCTATGCTGGTCCCAGGCAGGAATGGGGTCCCAAGACTTTGTGGGGCCTGCAGATCTTCTGTAGCTATTGACGTCCCCTCTGCGCCCGAGGAGGATTCTTGGAGTTTGACTCTGGGGCTGGGTGAGGAGACAGGAGCCGCTTCTTGGCGTTAGTGCTGAGGGGACTCTGAAGCTGGAGCCCTTAAGGACACATTTCCCAGGCTTGGGCAGGTCGGTAGTATTTGGTTGCTCCTCCTGAGCTGTCAGTGCTACAAGCCCTCATTCTCTTGGAGCCGAGTGAATTGTTACGCCACCTACAGAGCCTTGCTCTGTCAGCACTCGGTCAAATTCCCCAGCTCACATTGCGGGGACCTGTTGCCACCGGGTCTGTGTGAAGCATCTTCCCTCTTGTTCTTGGTCAGGTCTCATCTTCTTGACTGGTGGTGCTTAATATAAGGATCAGGCTGTGGAAGGACCAGACACCCGTGCCTGGCTGCGTTGATAAGTTTATTCTCAGATGAGAGTTGCAAATAGTCTAGGGGGACTGGCTGTTTCCTTGCTTGGAAAATGCTCTTGCCCTGCTTTGCTTGGTGGGATGATGGCAGGCTTGGCCACATCTAGAGCGTGAGTGCTGAAGAACAAGCCGAGAGCAGGAAGATGGGTGCTGGCTACAACTTCCCAGCCCCTCTTTATGCGGCACCTGTGGTTATAACCATGCCATGAGCTGAACTAAGCAGATCCAGATGCAGCTTCCCCATTCTCCCTGCCCCGCTTCTGCGCTGGGTTTGTCCAGAAGACTGGGCATCTGTGCTGGAAGTAGAGATTCTGACCCATCCCACAAAGCTGTACCCTCTGCCCCAGCTGGGTTcatgtcttttcttcctcctgttactTCTTGGTATGGGAGGAGGATCTGAGAGGAGCTGTGTTCCAACCTTCACAGCTCTTCTAGGTGCTAGAGCTCTTCTGCCAGCCTTTCCCTTCTGCTGGGCAGGAGGTTTTTTGCTTGTTATCCTCTGTGCATGCGGTGCTTCAGGGAAAGGGCTCTGCACCAGAGAATCACGTCAACCCGACTGGAGGCCTTTGGGTGCCGGGAATCAGGAACATCCTTGTGAGTAGGCAGGACAGCGACTGGAGGGGGAGCAGAaagtcctgtgccccctgctgagGATGTGCTGCATTCCTTGtgcatgccaggagcctccaagCCTCCCTGCACCCTCGTCCCCTGCctgtgcttttccttttgctgacTTTTGCCCGGTGCTGTTAAGTGTCCGAGGTGCGTGTGATGCCAGCTCCCCTCGCCTTCTCCAGCCTCCCCTGCCAATCACTCCCTAGCAAGGGGTCTCATTTCGGCAGGGTCCTGTCTCCCCTCTGCCTGCCTGTCAGTGTTGGTTTTGCCACCCGAGTGCTGCAGTGTTGTCAGCGCGCTTAACTCTGACTTGGCTTGTCTGTGGCCTGTTTCAGTGCGAGGAAGCAGCCTACGAGGAGCGGCAGTACCCAGCTGGGAAGTGGGCGTGTGTCACCAAGGGGGAGCCCATGTATGAGCAGAGCATCTCCATGAGCTTCATGAAGCTCATGCGCTACATCTGCGAGGAGAACTCTGTAGGTgtgtgcaggcaggggctggagggggctggcAGGCTGCACAGAGGGAAGGCCCTGCCGCTGTTTGTCTGGAgcggggaggagggctgccacCGCTGACCCGGCTGTCTCACTGTGCCCGCTGCCTTCCTGCCTCCTTCCAGGTTGCTATCTGGGCATGACAGTCCCAGTGCTCAACGAAATCCACCTGACCAAGGACGGGACCAAGCTGGAGCGTGAGGTCGTAACTGCCTATTATCTCCCGGGAGAGTTCCAGCAAAACCCCCCTGTTCCCACAGACCCCGAAATCCACATCACCGAGAGGGCACCGCTCCGGGTTATAACCAGGTGACCCCAGCACCGGAGGTGTTCTCCCAGCTCAGCAGCGGCGTATGAGCTCCCTGCGTGGCTCCTGTGGCTCCTTGGGCAGAAGGATGGGAGCGCTGGCTGTGGGAAGGGGGAACGTGCTGGCTCTGTTGCTTACCTTGCTCCCTCTGCTGCAGGGTTTTCTATGGGATGACCACTGAGGAAACCATTCTGCGGGAGATCAGTCTCTTCTGGGAGCTCTTGGGCCCCACAGACACTGTGCTCCGGGAAACCTACGTCGTGGCTGCTTATGAAAATCCCAGCATCCCTCAGCGCCGCAACGAGATCTGGTTCATCTGCCGAgcagagtgagtcccatctgcGACTGCAAACCGTCCTGCGACCGGACCTGGTGTAGATGGCAGTTCTGACCCAAGGGAGACGAATGCACATCCCGACCCACCGTTCACCCACAAAATGACAGACTGGGAGACTGCGGGGTGGGCTTGCGCTCTGCCCTGCGAGGGCCTGGCCAGGGGAAAGCCTGCCTGGTCTGCACTTCACCTGCCCCTGCAGGGGCCAGCTGAGGCTGGAGCTGGCACCAGGGAGAGCCTCTGCGGCAGGCTCCTGGTGGAAAGCTTGTGGTGGGGGCTCGTGTAAGGCAATGACTGCGTGGGCTTGTGCAATGTGCTAGCCTGACCTGGGCCTCTCTCGGCCCTGAGCTGGGGTTGCAGAGCTGTGCCGGGCGTGCTAGTGGGGCTTGTGGTTGGCGGAGTCACAAGCTGATGGTGTCTAGAAGGCAAATGACTCCGTATGAGGTGTGGGGCTCTGTCTGGGCCCTGGCCTGCTTCCTGTGAGGATGGCTGCCTGTCCCGAACAGAGCCACGGAAATGCTGCTACAGGGACGCTGGGGTTCGGAGGGGGAAAGGGCTCGCCACAAGCGAGCTGTGGATCCTGAACGCTTCCTGCTGGGGTGGCTCTCTTTGGACTATTGGGTGCCTCCCTGGCTGTCACTTGCCATCCCTCAGCCAGGACCGGGGTGCTGGCAGCCTTCGTCCATCAGTTGTGGGTGCTATTCTGCGGACCTGCTGCAAGCTGAGAGGGACAGGTCCCGACAGCGGCAGCAGCGGGACCGCTGTGTGTTGCGTTGTGCATTGATCAGTGAGTTTCACATCCATGAACACCGTCGTGCTTTCCTGGGGGAAGCTGGCAGTGCCAACAGTAAATAAACCCAGCTCAAACCGCTGCAGCCGCAGATCACtgatggtggggttggggggtgCCCAGGTTGGCTTGGGAAGAGccttgctctctccctcctcgagATGCTCCAGGCTGCAAAGCTGTGGCTGATTAGAAGGGCTCTGGTGTTTGCCCAGGTGACGACCTCCTGTCCAGCCAGGCACAGCCTCTGCTTTGCTGCACAGGCTGCTTATGTCACTGCTGCAAACAGCTGCGGCCGCGCTCCCCTGCAGGTAAGGTGGTTTTCTGTTGGAGGGGGTCTGCTCTAGCCTCATTTTTCACCTGTGCAAAAAGTTGGCTCCTCCGAATGTAACTGTGCACGGGCACCTGGTGTTGGGGGCTGAGAAGTCAAATGTGACCGCACGTTGTGCTGGCTGGCCGCAGGAACTGGTGCGCTCATGCAGGGATGTGCTTAACTGGCTCCGTGTGGAGGGACCTCTGGCTGCTTCTGGCCCGGTTCCCAAGGAGTCTCCTCCTGCTGTCACTGGAGGTGTGCTGTGTGCCTCGTCTCCTGCTGCCGCCGCTCAAACTCTGGCTCTGGCCCTTCGGCCCTGCAGCACAGCCGGGGAGGGAAGAGGCCAGGGCCAGCTCCGTGGTCTCATTGCCCTAGCAGTGCGGGTGGCTTTTGCCCCTCTGTTCTCCACCCAGACACTGTTCACCGCCCTGTCCAGGCTGGCTTGCCCTCTGGCAGCGAGGAAGCCTGGCTGCCCGGCCTGCGGCTGTGGGGAGAGCAGGGCCAAGCACGTCACACCCTCCTCTCCGGGGGAGCGTCAGGCAGAGCCTGGGCAAGCGCAGCGAGAGCAGGCCGTGTTTTCCTGGGCACCGTGTGGTGCGGTTCTTGTCCCTGGGGCACTACAGAcaggtggggctggggaggtggtggggcagCCTGCAGCTCTGAGGGCCGATGCGGCGAGCGCTGCTCGGGCAGGAGTGGCGATACCTGGATTAGCGGTGCGGTGCTCGCGTCCCtcctggggaaggagagggaaatgcccggtgcggggccgggatCAGTGTCGGTGGGAGAGCGAGGCCAGCGTGCGTGCGTGCAGCGGACCCTTCCTCTTGCTGCCGTCAGCTGCCTCGCTTGCTCGCCCTGAGCTTGCGGGTGGAAGGAAATCTCGCTTTCTAGGGCTTGCCGAGCAGGCTGCCGCTTCCTCCGCGGCTGCCTGCTCCCCAACCGCAACCAGAACAGCTCTCGATGACGGGAAGCGGTGGCTGGTCTGCGGCCGCCGGCAAAGCCGCGCAGCCGCGCCGGGGCGGCTCCGCGGCCTCCCGGGCCCCGCCGGAGCCGGTAACGGCGGGGGCTTCTGCTGCGGTCCCGGGAACGGCCCAGCCACGCAGGGCGCCGGGCTCGCTCCGGCCGCACCGCcgggccccggctgcgggcggggcGTCGTGCGGCGGGAGGCCGCGCGTCCAGCCCGCTACCCGCTCCGGGGTGCGGAGCTCCGGCCCCCCGGGGGTGCCCCCGGTGCTTCCGCGCGGTCCCGGTGGGGAGCTTCCACCGGCAGCTTAACGAGCggccccgtggctgggggagggcggccccgctgctccccacgCCGGGGGGCACGACGGCGGGGGCCGCCCGcggagccccgcgcccccccgggccccgcccgGTTTCCGGTGGCGGCCCCACCCCCGGAAgcccccccggcggcggcggcaggcggggcggcggcggcatgGCCACGGGCCGGGGCGCACGCTGaccggccggcggggagcggcggggaggaTGGCGGCGGTGCGGGCGCTCCTGGTGCTGGGTGAGtgcgggccgggctgggccgggccgggcgccgcaGCCTCCGCCGCTCGGGGGATGCGGGGCCCGCCGGCGGGGCTTCgcgccccccggggccgggctgcggctggcgGTGGGGCGGGTGGCTCCACTGCCgcccgctcggccgagccgccgGAGGTCCGGGTCCCCCGGGTTCCCGTGAGCCCGGCGGtgacgggcgggcgggcggtcCCGGGGCAGGGGCGCCTCGGGGGGGTGGCTTCGGCAGCCCCCTCTCGCCGGGCTCGGCCCGGTCCTGcggggggggctggcagcggggaggCCACCGGTGCGCGGCAGTGGGTGGTTTCCCCGTGAAATGTGAGCGGGTCGGAACCCGGAGGAGAAGCGGTGGGCTCCCGCCCGTAGAGATtggccacccccccaccccccccaagatGTGCAGGCTGCGAGCCGgcctccccgcctgcccccgctTTCCCAGCTCCGCCAGCCTCATCAGCCATCAGCGGcgcgggggctgggggtgcccggtGGGTGTTCCTGGGGGGTGCCTGGTGGGTGTTCCTGGCCGCTGCTTTTTTACTGGTGCTCGACCCCAGCTGCGGGGCCCGGAGCCGCCTTCCCTCGCTCTGCTCCCTGGTGTTTCTCCTGGCGCCATTTTCCTTGCCTGAGGATCCCGGAGGTTGCTGGCTGTGAGCTGGTTTCCAGCCAGGCTCCAAAGGGTCCCGTGCTTTCCCCGCGCCACGCCACCTTGCTTCTTGCCCCCCACTTCGGTTGGGAACCCCACAGACAGGTCCTGCCTGTCGCCGTTCCAGTCCCCGCTGGGTCGCTGTGCGCGGTTGTGCGGTCTGCTCTGCGGTGTCTGCCAAAAAATGAAGAGCGGTCTGAGCCGCGCAGCGGGGCAGGGTGCTGCCGCTGAGGGAGCGGTGCTTGTagcgctgctgccgctgctcctcGCCTATCTGGAGCGGCGGCCGAGCCCggctgccaggctgccagcgACGTCCAGTTTACGGCTGATAAGCACGAAAAGCGGCGCTTATTTAGCTGATTAGCAGCGTAATTGCCGATTTGCCTTGGCAGCCTTCTAGGAAGGCCGTTTCTGGAGGGGGAGCGCGTGCTTTGCTTGGGCTCTGGTTTGGAGCCGCGGCCCTGTGGGCCTGCCAGCGTGCCACCGCCGGCGGCTGGGATGTGCAGGTCTGCCGCCTGTCCTGCCCTGCCGGCACGCTCCCCTCTCCCGTTGCTGGAGCTTCTGTGCTGTTCCCACCGTGTTTCTCCTGCTCAGCAGGACCATGTCCTTCAGCGCTGAGAGGAACGAGCTGCCGTCCGGCTCACgggcactgtaaaaaaaaaaaaaaaaaaaatctcagacgCCAGCAGCGTGGCCGAAATACACAGTTTGATGTCTAGGTTTCGCAGGCTGGTGGTGAGCCCGGCGGGTTGCGGTGCTGTGTCTCCCTTTGCCTGTGGATGCTGTCTGGTGAGAGGGCTGGCGAAAGACCTGTGAGGTGTGGGGCGTCCCGCGGGTCCTTACTGTGATCCTCCTTCGCCCTGTATGAGTCCCAGGGGCGCCTGGTGCCTGGACTGCTGGTCCCTGTTCCTCCATTTCCGTTGCTCAGCGGAGCTGTGATCTTTCTGGCAACGGTACTGCAGCGTGCCAGATGTGTGCTGGCTTCTGCTGGAACATGTGGTTGAAATGCTAGCGGAGGAAATATTTGCTGAGTCAACTTTTCTTTaaagctaaaaaaccccaaaagctctATTTTGTTCTGGAAGTGCCTCCGTGTCCTGCATTGAGCTGAGCGTTCCTGTATTGCAGCGCTTTTCTTGTGCTCGCTAGCAAGCCTGTtcttaaagaagaaaatctcTGAAAAGGGGAATGATCAGATGGGATCTGAGAATTTCTTTTGGCTTTAAAGGGTCCAAAATCAATTTCCAACGGTGCAACTTTGGTGACTTTCGctcccagagctggagctgccctcTGTTTTCCAGTGGCTCCAAGTCCTCTGCAGCCGGACCATGTACGATGATAGTTGATCTGAGCGAGCATCCCTTCAGTAGCTGAAAAGCTGTGCTGCTCAGCACATTTCTGGGCTGTTTTGGGGCAAAGCGGTGATGAGCCAATACCATTCTTATGAAGCACGTGATCCCCCCAGGACTGGGCTGTGCTCAGGCCGTGCTGTAACCCCGACGTGGCAGGAGCTTCAAAGGCGCGGCGACTCCGTAATCGTGGCCGTAGGCACTTCTTTGTCTGCACAGCGGGCACTGACCAGAGAGTTGCCATGTTCTGCATCCTTTAAAGGTGTCCTCCAATCTCTTAATTGATCTGGAATGAGACCATCTTCTAAAGGCAGATGTTTAAACTGCGTCGGTCACCTGTGTTTGGTTGCATGTGGAGTGGTGAATGCTCTTGCTGGTGGGAGCGCGTCTGGTGAAGCCCTCTTGCTCAAGAGAGGTGGGTGGATGGCACTGCACGTCTGCGTGTTGCTCAGATGGATAGGTCTCACCTTGTTTGACCAAAGGCTGGTCCATGTTGCATCCAAGCAGACAGGCATACATGCCCTGGGAGGGCAGGCTGCGCTTTCTCCAAAGGCCACGGAGCCcaaggggaaaggaggaaagaaggtaGGAAAGGAGTGGGGAGAGAAGCGCCTGGCTTTGGGGCAGCGGGCAAGAACGCAAGGGCCGGTCTGGCTGTAAGCGATAAGGCACTTAAAAAAGATCTGAAGGCTGTGAGGCCTGGTTGCAGGTATTTGCTAGGGGAACTTTACActaatatttttcttcccttctttgcaGTTCATCTGCTATTTGAGCTGCAAAGATCAAAGCTGTCTTCCAGCAAGCACACGTGGACTTAAGTAAATAGCTGGACCTACACCTCTCTCCAGTGAATAAACACTCTTTCCTCTCTGAACATTTTCAAGCGTAGCTCTCAGGCCaggaatgcaaaatattttgcattagcAGTGGGTGTTTCCACTGCTTTCGATATTTGGGAGTTTGGAACAAATGCTTATTTAGGAGCAGACAGACTTGGGTACAAACGTGCTCTTTGTGAAGGCAGTTGCTGCTGCAGTGTTTGCAGGGAAATTCCCCTGAGATCGGAGGACATGCAATTGTGTGTCCAGATCCCAGGGAAACATGTCTCGCTCTCCCAATGTGAGTGTCAATCTCACGGGCTGGGACAGGCAGCTTTTtggaggcctggaggacagcgaGCCGGACGGGATGCTTGGCAGATGCGCAGGAACATTCTCCTTTATGAGGACTGAAGGTGCGTGGGCTGTTAACGTTTGGTTGGGGGGGTTGCAAAAGTTGTGAAGCAGTCAGTGCAGTGGATTTTGCTACATAGGTGCGAGAGGCAGCTGTACCATTTCGCCTCCCCAGGCCCCCAGGCGAATGCCTTTGGCATGGCGATACCTCCTGGAGAAGGCTGGTCGTGTCCCAGTGGGGGAGAAGGGCAAGTGTAATGTCCTTTGCCTTTGTAAGAAATCAGTTCTGTCTCGGGAAGGGAGACAAAGAAATAGTGATTTGGCAATTGGTAACATGCTGGTTCATGGGCATCAGCGTGCATTTCGGCATGGCAGAGGTGCTGTGCTGGGTGGCCGGTTTCCGTGTCCTCCTCCTTGCCTGGAGGATGTTGGGAGGTGGCATCCAAGAGCTGCTTGTAAATGCCTTTAGTCCGTTAGAAAAGCAGACGTTGCGTTGCGCAGTGGGGTTAAAGGCCTGTGCTGTGAACGTAGCATACCTGCTGTGCTGGCTCGCCTGGAAGAAGCAATCCCACTGCTGGGCGTGGAAGGATGTGTTCTCCAAGAGAGACCTGACAGGCAGCAGACAGGGATGCTGCCAGTTTTCAGGCTTTTCATGTGGCTGCTTGCTAGAGCAGGGGCTGTTCCCTGGGTTTTGTCATGGTTGGGAGGCTCTG includes:
- the LOC142360497 gene encoding heme-binding protein 1-like, translated to MARITLEDLDGLGEEAEDGGGEEEEEEEGGGGEEGEEERGRLFAHWEAVASTHRVSLPRDMAGPIAQMNRHRQAREPVPYVTLSRREKCEEAAYEERQYPAGKWACVTKGEPMYEQSISMSFMKLMRYICEENSVGCYLGMTVPVLNEIHLTKDGTKLEREVVTAYYLPGEFQQNPPVPTDPEIHITERAPLRVITRVFYGMTTEETILREISLFWELLGPTDTVLRETYVVAAYENPSIPQRRNEIWFICRAE